From a region of the Balaenoptera ricei isolate mBalRic1 chromosome 11, mBalRic1.hap2, whole genome shotgun sequence genome:
- the LOC132374410 gene encoding histone H2B type 1-A produces the protein MPELSSRSTAVSKKGFKRAVTKTQSKEGKKRRRCRKESYSVYIYKVLKQVHPETGISSKAMSIMNCFVSDIFERISSEASRLAHYSKQSTITSREIQTAVRLLLPGELAKHAVSEGTKAVTKYTSSK, from the coding sequence ATGCCAGAGTTGTCTTCAAGAAGTACTGCTGTTTCGAAGAAAGGGTTTAAGAGAGCTGTTACGAAAACTCaaagtaaagaaggaaagaagcgcAGAAGATGCAGAAAAGAGAGTTATTCGGTTTACATCTATAAAGTGTTGAAACAAGTGCATCCGGAAACCGGTATCTCCTCGAAAGCCATGAGTATCATGAATTGTTTCGTATCTGATATCTTTGAGCGTATTTCAAGCGAGGCGTCCCGCTTGGCCCATTACAGTAAGCAATCGACTATCACATCCAGGGAGATTCAAACGGCCGTCCGCCTGTTGCTGCCAGGAGAGCTGGCTAAGCACGCTGTGTCTGAAGGCACCAAGGCTGTTACGAAGTACACCAGCTCCAAGTAA
- the LOC132375435 gene encoding histone H2B type 1-A-like has product MLEQSIKGSAISKRDFKKAVIKTQKKGKKRSRRRKESYSLYIYKVLKQVHPNAGISSKAMSVMNSFVTDMFERIAGEASRLVHYNKRSTVTSREIQTAVHLLLPGELAKHAVCEGSKAVTKYSNSK; this is encoded by the coding sequence ATGCTGGAGCAGAGTATTAAAGGTAGTGCTATTTCTAAGAGAGACTTCAAGAAAGCCGTGATTAAAActcagaaaaaggggaaaaagcgCAGTAGACGTCGCAAAGAAAGCTATTCACTTTATATCTATAAAGTACTGAAACAAGTTCATCCGAATGCTGGTATTTCTTCGAAGGCCATGAGCGTCATGAATTCTTTTGTTACTGATATGTTTGAGCGCATTGCGGGGGAGGCGTCCCGCCTGGTGCATTACAACAAGCGTTCGACCGTCACATCCAGGGAGATCCAGACAGCAGTGCACTTGCTGCTTCCTGGGGAATTGGCCAAGCACGCGGTGTGTGAGGGCAGCAAGGCTGTCACCAAATACAGTAATTCCAAGTAA